A region from the Pseudodesulfovibrio sp. JC047 genome encodes:
- a CDS encoding MogA/MoaB family molybdenum cofactor biosynthesis protein, protein MSDSTFLVTVTDSLAQGDRGFLCSAGVQSSFSPIATADVLPRLRVGTRIVSERVSFIVQGVSWLPGVVGQPSSRVYLVEAVQDMVRGAHLCTAEREGYALAWITLSDKGSQGKRVDESGPLVGTLVREKLPLNTVQGFIIPDEISQLKGLLVDLALNQGVDLILTTGGTGVGPRDITPEATEAVIEKRLPGYERAMTAASLLKTPHGAISRAVAGTLGLSLIVNMPGSPRAVAECLEPLLPTLKHTLKKLQGDPSDCALLRKD, encoded by the coding sequence ATGTCCGATTCCACCTTTCTTGTGACAGTGACGGATTCACTGGCTCAAGGTGATCGTGGCTTTTTGTGTTCTGCGGGAGTTCAATCTTCGTTTTCTCCCATCGCAACAGCCGATGTTTTGCCTCGTCTTCGGGTCGGTACCCGCATTGTTTCGGAGCGAGTTTCTTTCATAGTGCAGGGCGTTTCCTGGCTTCCTGGAGTGGTCGGCCAGCCGTCGTCCCGGGTCTATTTGGTCGAGGCCGTGCAGGATATGGTTCGGGGGGCGCATTTGTGTACTGCCGAGCGTGAGGGGTATGCCTTGGCCTGGATCACGTTGAGCGACAAAGGCTCACAGGGCAAGCGGGTGGATGAGTCCGGGCCGCTTGTCGGAACGCTTGTACGGGAGAAATTGCCGTTGAATACGGTGCAGGGTTTCATTATTCCCGATGAAATATCGCAATTGAAAGGACTTTTGGTGGACCTTGCCCTCAATCAGGGGGTGGATCTGATTTTGACCACGGGGGGGACTGGTGTCGGCCCGAGGGACATCACTCCCGAGGCGACGGAAGCGGTCATCGAAAAAAGATTACCTGGCTATGAACGAGCCATGACTGCGGCCAGTTTGTTGAAAACACCACACGGTGCCATTTCCAGAGCGGTCGCCGGGACGCTTGGGCTGTCCCTGATTGTGAACATGCCAGGGAGCCCCCGGGCCGTGGCCGAATGCCTGGAACCGCTTCTCCCGACGTTGAAACACACCTTGAAAAAGTTGCAGGGCGATCCTTCTGATTGTGCGCTTTTAAGGAAAGACTGA
- a CDS encoding DUF1614 domain-containing protein, translating to MYPYFQFSGGMIPALLLLVALFFLFIFLPVSMVAEAFSKLGLTPAQGVLMLIAILVGRAMNIPVFTSERLVVVSKPRSVKFGLDEYGRPVQTEEDGTNELKKQVFSVNVGGFILPLLLSMTFLIRQHMIGQTDGVYLWIGFAMIMVTLGCYITAKPDVLTGLRIPLVLPAIMTFLSVYFFVPEPFRPVAAYIAGTMGAILGGNLIPLLIPRFRNSIGTQVVSIGGPGTFGGVFVAGILSVLLA from the coding sequence ATGTATCCGTATTTTCAATTTTCAGGCGGCATGATTCCGGCTTTATTGCTCCTTGTGGCGCTGTTTTTCCTTTTCATTTTTCTGCCGGTGTCCATGGTGGCCGAAGCCTTTTCCAAACTCGGTTTGACCCCGGCCCAAGGTGTTTTGATGCTTATCGCCATCCTTGTCGGTCGGGCTATGAATATTCCGGTCTTCACGAGTGAGCGTTTGGTTGTCGTGTCCAAACCCCGGTCCGTCAAATTTGGTCTCGATGAATATGGTCGTCCTGTTCAGACGGAAGAGGACGGGACCAATGAATTGAAAAAGCAGGTTTTTTCGGTCAATGTCGGTGGGTTTATTTTGCCTCTTTTGCTCAGTATGACTTTCTTGATTCGGCAGCATATGATCGGCCAGACCGATGGTGTGTATTTGTGGATTGGGTTTGCCATGATCATGGTGACACTCGGGTGTTACATCACGGCCAAGCCAGATGTGTTGACCGGATTGCGTATCCCGTTGGTTCTGCCGGCAATCATGACGTTTTTGTCTGTGTATTTTTTTGTCCCTGAACCTTTTCGGCCAGTGGCAGCGTATATTGCTGGAACCATGGGAGCCATTCTCGGCGGTAACCTTATTCCGTTGCTTATTCCCCGTTTTCGCAATTCGATCGGGACACAGGTGGTTTCCATTGGTGGTCCCGGAACCTTTGGCGGTGTCTTTGTCGCCGGAATTCTGTCTGTGTTGCTGGCCTGA
- the rdgC gene encoding recombination-associated protein RdgC, protein MSILSASLGLTRYRIIEDVPQDLLQEVPEKLRKFSFVDIDGTADERSFGWANIDDMLDVNWTQSPPEKAEYFAFGLRLDTRRIPPAVLKKHTTIALNKELEHNKEQGKNFVSRDRKRELKEQVTLRLRARTFPIPAMFDIIWNPSSNRIYLTTTNSKVCALFEDYFALTFDLHLEPLTPFFMAMDTLGEEAAPRLENLDPTIFI, encoded by the coding sequence TTGAGCATACTCTCCGCCAGCCTCGGGCTGACACGTTACCGCATCATCGAGGACGTCCCACAGGATCTGCTTCAAGAGGTGCCTGAAAAACTTCGGAAATTCAGCTTTGTCGATATTGACGGAACCGCCGATGAACGATCTTTTGGCTGGGCCAATATTGACGACATGCTGGACGTGAACTGGACACAATCTCCGCCGGAAAAAGCGGAATACTTTGCATTTGGCCTTCGGCTCGATACCCGACGCATTCCCCCGGCAGTGCTCAAAAAGCACACGACAATCGCGCTGAACAAGGAACTTGAGCACAACAAGGAACAAGGGAAAAACTTTGTTTCACGCGACCGAAAGCGGGAACTCAAGGAACAGGTCACACTCCGGCTGCGTGCACGGACATTTCCCATTCCGGCCATGTTTGACATTATCTGGAATCCTTCCTCCAACCGTATCTACCTGACCACGACCAACTCCAAGGTCTGCGCGTTGTTCGAAGACTATTTCGCCTTGACCTTTGACCTGCATCTGGAACCATTAACGCCGTTCTTCATGGCAATGGACACGCTTGGCGAAGAAGCAGCCCCCAGGCTCGAAAACCTTGATCCCACCATTTTCATCTAA
- the rfbA gene encoding glucose-1-phosphate thymidylyltransferase RfbA, translating into MKGIILAGGSGTRLHPLTRVVSKQLLPVYDKPMIYYPLSTLMLADIRDILIISTPHDLPNFQKLLGDGSQLGLSISYKVQPKPEGLAQAFLIGEDFIGDDTVCLVLGDNIYHGHSLGTILKEAGELEKGGMVFAYLVKDPKRYGVVEFDKNYKALSIEEKPDNPKSKYAVTGLYFYDNDVIEIAKSLTPSPRGELEITDINKVYLERGDLDVQTLGRGYAWLDMGTHESLHRASSFVQAVQDRQGYVISSPEEIAYRRGFISREQLRELACAMSNNNYGQYLLDMVLEDSIDSCPA; encoded by the coding sequence ATGAAAGGAATTATTCTCGCAGGCGGCTCCGGCACACGGCTGCACCCCCTGACCCGCGTTGTCAGCAAGCAACTACTGCCAGTCTACGACAAACCCATGATCTATTACCCGTTGTCCACGCTCATGTTGGCAGATATACGGGATATTCTCATTATCTCGACCCCTCACGATCTGCCGAATTTTCAGAAATTGCTGGGAGACGGCTCACAACTGGGCCTCTCCATCTCATATAAAGTCCAACCCAAACCCGAAGGATTGGCTCAGGCCTTTCTCATTGGCGAAGATTTCATCGGCGACGACACCGTTTGTCTGGTTCTGGGAGACAACATCTATCATGGACATAGCCTCGGAACCATTTTGAAAGAAGCCGGAGAACTCGAAAAAGGCGGGATGGTCTTCGCCTATCTGGTCAAAGATCCAAAACGGTACGGAGTTGTTGAATTCGACAAGAATTACAAAGCGTTGTCCATTGAAGAAAAACCGGACAATCCCAAATCAAAATATGCGGTCACCGGGCTGTATTTCTATGACAACGATGTTATCGAAATCGCAAAATCGCTCACGCCTTCCCCTCGCGGCGAGCTGGAAATCACGGATATAAACAAGGTTTATCTTGAACGAGGCGACCTCGATGTCCAGACATTGGGCCGAGGATACGCCTGGCTCGACATGGGGACACACGAATCCCTGCACAGGGCGTCGAGCTTTGTGCAAGCCGTTCAGGATCGACAGGGATATGTCATTTCAAGTCCTGAAGAAATTGCCTATCGTAGAGGCTTTATTTCCCGCGAACAACTCAGGGAACTGGCCTGCGCCATGAGTAACAACAACTATGGTCAGTACCTTCTGGACATGGTGCTTGAAGACTCAATTGATTCCTGCCCTGCCTAA
- a CDS encoding PilZ domain-containing protein → MAAPIDEAALGFSISLKSNDAYAKRRHAIRIAVKGLTVFIPRLKKRFEVADISATGLGFKFQKPHIKAGAKIKMDIFLKGEKQVANVLCQVRRHEKGKVGCIFVELDRAQDDAINKIVLIGQKEQAARKAATKDKNFKLPS, encoded by the coding sequence GTGGCAGCCCCCATTGATGAGGCCGCTCTCGGCTTCAGCATTTCACTCAAGTCAAATGACGCCTACGCCAAACGCCGACATGCCATTCGCATCGCCGTAAAGGGATTGACGGTTTTCATTCCCCGTCTCAAAAAACGCTTTGAAGTCGCCGATATCAGTGCCACCGGACTCGGCTTCAAGTTTCAAAAACCACACATAAAAGCTGGCGCAAAGATCAAGATGGACATATTCCTCAAAGGGGAAAAACAGGTTGCAAACGTCCTGTGTCAGGTCAGACGTCATGAAAAAGGCAAGGTCGGCTGCATCTTTGTCGAGCTGGATCGTGCGCAAGACGATGCCATCAACAAAATTGTCCTCATCGGTCAAAAAGAACAGGCCGCCAGAAAGGCGGCCACCAAAGACAAGAATTTCAAACTTCCAAGTTAA